ATCCGAAAAACGATAGAACTAAGGCTTACCTTAACCGTTTTATGAAATAATATTCCTGATAGCGGTAGTGCAAACCTATGGATATTCAGTAGTCTTACAAAAACAGGCGTCTCTTGAAAAGCCATGAGGAGGGAGGAATGAAGTATCTTCTCCTAAAACTCCTTACAGGTATTTCGATGATAATCATCGATGATCTTGATAATTTTTTCAGTTAAAAATGGTGTAAATTGCGTATGTATTCCTTTTTCCATTATTTGCAACGCATCTTTGTGCGAATATTTTTTCCGATAATGTCTGTCCGTGGTGAGTGCGTCGTAAACATCTATGAGAGAAAGAACAGAAGCCTCATAGGGAATATCTAATCCTTTTAATCTGTCAGGATAGCCATTGCCATTATACCATTCATGATGATGGCGAACGATGGGTAAACTATCTTTTAAGAAATCAATAGGTTCAAGAATAGTATACCCAATCTCAGAATGCAGCTTCATTGACTGAAATTCTTCTTCCGTGAGACGGCCTGGTTTCATGAGGATTTGATCGCTAATGCCTATTTTTCCAATGTCATGAAGGAATGCCGCGTATCGCAGGGCTTCAGTTTGTGCATCATTCATGCCGAGATTTTCAGCAACCAGGGCGATTAAACTGGATACTCTCTTTGAATGGCCTGCCGTATAAGAATCTTTCGCGTCTATAGCAAGCAGAAGCGCTTCCGTGGTTGAAAAGAAATTTTTGTAAACCGCCCTTCGCAAGGAATATACAATACTTGTGTCTTTCTCTGAGATGGTGGTGCTCTGAATAATGGCTCTTTCTGTAGTGCCTAATATTTCGGAAAATTGAAATGGTTTTACAATATAATCGAACGCGCCATTTCGTAATGCGGTAATAGCTGTCTGGGATGAGGGGAATGCTGTGATAATGATTACTGGCATCAGAGGGTACCTAGATTTTATTACCTTGAGAAAATCTAGGCCATTTACCCCGGGCATTTTTATGTCGAGGAAAATCATACTGATATGATTTTCTTCTAAGTACTGAATGGCTTTTTCTGTCGTGGGCGCCAGATGGACGGTATATTTATCCATGAGGATCATCCGTAACGATTCCCGTATACCGAGTTCATCATCAATAACAAGGATACTTGCTG
The DNA window shown above is from Candidatus Brocadiaceae bacterium and carries:
- a CDS encoding response regulator, encoding EEILPGIGILPISDGGQEMTMAQEVIAAAERRWGKLSVQSSFPPKLMESGTFSSGQNDRSMNSQQDTKAASILVIDDELGIRESLRMILMDKYTVHLAPTTEKAIQYLEENHISMIFLDIKMPGVNGLDFLKVIKSRYPLMPVIIITAFPSSQTAITALRNGAFDYIVKPFQFSEILGTTERAIIQSTTISEKDTSIVYSLRRAVYKNFFSTTEALLLAIDAKDSYTAGHSKRVSSLIALVAENLGMNDAQTEALRYAAFLHDIGKIGISDQILMKPGRLTEEEFQSMKLHSEIGYTILEPIDFLKDSLPIVRHHHEWYNGNGYPDRLKGLDIPYEASVLSLIDVYDALTTDRHYRKKYSHKDALQIMEKGIHTQFTPFLTEKIIKIIDDYHRNTCKEF